The region CGCCGAAGATTGTCGCGCCGCGAGCCTTGGCATGCTCGAGTTCTTCGAGAACCACCATCGACGCGCCTTCACCGAGGACGAATCCGTCCCGTTCACGATCGAAGGGACGTGACGCCTTGGTGGGCTCGTCGTTGCGTGTCGAAAGCGCAGTCAGCAGATTGAACCCCGTTACACCAAACGGATGAATCATCGAATGAGCTCCGCCGGAGAGCATCACGTCGACAGTGCCACGCTTAATCAATTCGCGTGCTTCACCGATTGCCTGACTCGAAGCGGCACAAGCGGTCAGACAGTTGAGGTTTGGTCCCTGGGCGTTGAAGAGCGAAGCAAGATGCCCACATGGCATGCTTGGATCTTGCTCCATTTCACGCTGCGAATCGAGCGTTGCCAGTCCCTTTTTGATGAACGCAGACTTATCCCAATCACCGTTGCCGCTGCTGATCGCGGCGACCACCATGTTGGTGAACGTATGGAAGTCTTGGTCGCCTTCGCCACAGCCCAGATAAACACCGAAGCGCGTCGGATCCTTGATCACATCCAGCACGCCGGAAGATTCAACGGCTTGCTTGGCAGCACCAACCGCGAAGCGAGTATGACGCCCTGCTTTTTCCCAATCTTCAATCTTCTCGCCGCACTTCGAGACGTCCCAGTCCTTCACTTCCGCTGAGATCTTGGTGGGAAAGTTCGAAGCGTCGAAAATGCTGGTATAGCCGACGCCTGAAGCTCCTTCTTTCAGGCCCTTCCAGACCGTTTCCACATCGTGCCCCATGGGATTGACCATGCCGACACCGGTGACAACGACTCGCCTAGTCATAGAAGATTCTCTCTGCACAGGAAGCAATATGGACGACCAGATTAGGCCGACCGGGCTGATTATTCTATTGTATCTCGCCGTTTGGGCGGGGTCGCCACCCTAACGGCGGCAGTTGGATTGGATGCTGAAAATTCGCCAAATGTTACATGCATCGCCAGCTGCTAGCGATACCAGTGCGACGGCGTCGCTTACGTGTTGCGATGTTCCCTACGTTAAGCCTGATCGGCGATTTTTCCCCTGAAGGTTGGGAAATTCTGGGGCAGTCGCAGGATCGCAGGCGAAACGTCGGCGGCTTGACGTTACGGATTCGGCTCTAACGTGGATGGAGCACGAGCCGCTGTACACTCCGCTTCAAGCATGTATTCTGGCGGCTGAAGAGGCGAGCCGTCCTTTGCTTTGCCTACATCGTATAGCTTTAGCAGTCGTAGCATGGCGAGGAAGTCGGCGGGAAAGAACAACTCGCGATTCTGATGATCTTTATCGCTCAAATGGGCGAAGAACATCTCGACTTCTGCGTGAAGCTGATCCCCTTTGTGGCTTGTCGCCGAAATGTAGGCGCCATTCTCACGTATGTCGTTCATCGTGACCGAATAGGTCAGCTGATCGCCGGGGTGTGCCGAGCAGTGAAACGTCGCTTTGGCGACTTTCGCCAGCACAACACGTTCACGGAAGTCGTATACTTCACCGGCTAAAAGGCCACCCGTCTGAGCAATGCCTTCGATCACCAACGAATGCGGCATGACCGGCAAAAAGAGAAAGTGGTCGTGCAGGTGATCCTCGGCCAACGAGACACACTTGACCGACTTGGCCGACTTGCCACTCTCGAATTCGATGAACTTGTCGATCCAAAACCAGCGCATCCCGAAGGTCCCTTCGACTTCACTTGGGCACAATTACAAATCGGCCCGTCAACGCGCAGTCGACGGACCGAAGTTTGATTACCGTGCCGAAACCACTTAGGCCAGCTTCGACTTAACGTAGCTGCACATATCGTTGACGGTCAGCAGGTTACCGAAGTCAGAAACGACCGGGTTTGCTTCGAACTTGCTCAGATCGGCAAACGGCATGCGTTTCTTCAGTTCGGCCAAACCTTCGTCGGTGACTTTGCCACCCTGAACATATTCGGCGTTGGTCAGAATGTCTTCCGGGAACAATTCGTCACGCGGAATAGTAATGCCAAAAGCCTTTTCCAGGCGGAACACGATGTCCAGGAAGTCAATCGACTCGGCACCCAGATCGCCGACCATGGTGGCCTCCGGTACCACTTCTTCCTCGTCAACGCCCAGGGCGTCTACCAAGGCTTCGCGGACCTTTTCAAAAACTTCGTCATCCGAGGGTGCCATAATTTCTTGCTCTCCGACTGGGAAAAGACTGGCTGTAAGTTGCTTGAAAAACGTTGCCCTACGCGGCAATTCGCAAGTCGCACGCACGACCGCGGAAGCTGCTTATACCGACGCTTTCTGGCGATACAGCAGGTTGTATTGATTTTTCAAAATCCGGATCGCATTCAGATCCGAACTGTTCGGTTCGTCGGTTCCCGACGAGTTATAACTTTCCAGGACAATCCGCGAACTGACCGCCACACTGCCGTTCAATTCGCCGGACACCTTCAGCGAGGCCAGGTTTCCGTCCATCTTGACCAACTCGGCCTTCACGATCAGCATCTCACCGGGTTCGACGAAGTTGCCGTACTTCACGTTACGGGCTTCTTTCAACACCGTCAGGCTGTGGCTGAAGTTGTTCGTGACGCGAACCAACCAAGCTCCCGTTTGGGTCATTGCTTCCAGCATCAATACGCCCGGCATGACCGGGAAACGCGGGAAGTGATCTTGTAAGTACTCTTCGGCCAACGTCAAACATTTGACCGCTGAAATCCGCTCGCCGGGATGAATCTCCGAGATTTGATCGATCAGACTGAACTTCATCTCAGCTCACTAGCGTCACGAATTTTCAAAAAGGTACTTACTGACCTACCGCCGGGAAATTAAAGCTTAGCAGTATACCTAGCCAATCTCACCCTCACAAGTTCACAACCCCCTGCCGCAAAGCGGTTTTCGGGCGAAACAAGTGCCAGCATTGATGCTGCTAACCTAAGAAATTCAAGTCACTTACGATAGATCACTTCCCCGACATCACGTAATTTCACGAATTCACTGCCATATATAAGGTCTTCGCCGGCCAGTGCGTGGGTGGGTTAACTGGCCACCGACGCCTATAATACTCGGTAGTTTCGGTCCCTTCCGAAGCCAATTCCCCCAACCACGCGGATGCCAATCAACACTTGGCGCCTGAGAGAGCCCATCATGTCGACTGTTTCCCTGGGATCCTTCGATTTCGCCCCTTATCGATCCCTTTCCAACGAAGAGCTTACCGATCGCATCCAGAAGATCCGCGATCAAATGGGAGACAAGCTGCTGATCTTGGGGCACCACTATCAGCAGGATGAAGTAATCGAGCTTTCCGACCTTCGCGGCGACAGCTATCAGCTGAGCAAAATGGCTGCCGAGAGCAGCGATTGCCGCTTTATCGTGTTCTGCGGCGTCCACTTCATGGCGGAAACGGCCGACATCTTGGCAAATCGCCCCGAAAAGGTCGCAGAACGCGACGGCCAACGCGTCACGGTTGTCTTGCCAGATATGGCTGCTGGGTGCTCCATGGCCGATATGGCTGCTATCGATCAAGTTGAAAATGCCTGGGAGGACTTGGGTGAAGTAATTGACACAAATGATATCACTCCAGTC is a window of Bremerella sp. TYQ1 DNA encoding:
- a CDS encoding beta-ketoacyl synthase, which gives rise to MTRRVVVTGVGMVNPMGHDVETVWKGLKEGASGVGYTSIFDASNFPTKISAEVKDWDVSKCGEKIEDWEKAGRHTRFAVGAAKQAVESSGVLDVIKDPTRFGVYLGCGEGDQDFHTFTNMVVAAISSGNGDWDKSAFIKKGLATLDSQREMEQDPSMPCGHLASLFNAQGPNLNCLTACAASSQAIGEARELIKRGTVDVMLSGGAHSMIHPFGVTGFNLLTALSTRNDEPTKASRPFDRERDGFVLGEGASMVVLEELEHAKARGATIFGEIIGYGTTADAFRITDTHPEGRGGIACMKMAMQDAGIGPESVNYVNAHGTSTTVNDKVETLCCKEAFGEEWAKKIPVSSTKSMMGHLIAAAGVTEAIVCMLAIRDNVLPPTINYENPDDNCDLDYVPNEAREAKVDIALNNSFGFGGQNITLALSRFNG
- a CDS encoding beta-hydroxyacyl-ACP dehydratase — its product is MRWFWIDKFIEFESGKSAKSVKCVSLAEDHLHDHFLFLPVMPHSLVIEGIAQTGGLLAGEVYDFRERVVLAKVAKATFHCSAHPGDQLTYSVTMNDIRENGAYISATSHKGDQLHAEVEMFFAHLSDKDHQNRELFFPADFLAMLRLLKLYDVGKAKDGSPLQPPEYMLEAECTAARAPSTLEPNP
- a CDS encoding acyl carrier protein, whose product is MAPSDDEVFEKVREALVDALGVDEEEVVPEATMVGDLGAESIDFLDIVFRLEKAFGITIPRDELFPEDILTNAEYVQGGKVTDEGLAELKKRMPFADLSKFEANPVVSDFGNLLTVNDMCSYVKSKLA
- a CDS encoding 3-hydroxyacyl-ACP dehydratase FabZ family protein; amino-acid sequence: MKFSLIDQISEIHPGERISAVKCLTLAEEYLQDHFPRFPVMPGVLMLEAMTQTGAWLVRVTNNFSHSLTVLKEARNVKYGNFVEPGEMLIVKAELVKMDGNLASLKVSGELNGSVAVSSRIVLESYNSSGTDEPNSSDLNAIRILKNQYNLLYRQKASV